A single Deinococcus sp. Leaf326 DNA region contains:
- a CDS encoding nuclear transport factor 2 family protein — protein sequence MANLTETFMQALQQTEQSGDPFGLVELFADASTSQNLTTRVWEGKDGAQQFWQTYLDNFASIRSEFSQHADTGSYGVMEWTGKGELKGGQPIEYRGVSIIEHDGQKVSAFRTYYDSAAFLAPETKS from the coding sequence ATGGCAAACCTCACCGAGACGTTCATGCAGGCCCTCCAGCAGACCGAGCAGAGCGGCGATCCCTTCGGACTGGTCGAGCTGTTCGCCGACGCCAGCACCTCACAGAATCTCACCACCCGCGTCTGGGAAGGCAAGGACGGCGCTCAGCAGTTCTGGCAGACCTACCTCGACAACTTCGCCAGCATCCGCAGCGAGTTCTCGCAGCACGCCGATACTGGCAGCTACGGCGTGATGGAGTGGACCGGCAAGGGTGAACTCAAGGGCGGCCAGCCCATCGAATACCGGGGCGTGAGCATCATCGAACACGACGGCCAGAAGGTCAGTGCCTTCCGCACCTACTACGACTCGGCCGCCTTCCTGGCTCCCGAAACCAAGAGCTGA
- the queG gene encoding tRNA epoxyqueuosine(34) reductase QueG, producing the protein MKAAETLADLAVSLGADAVGWAPARVPAGAVAEYAGWLGAGHHAGMDYLERQLPDRADPTRKLEGAVSVLVLGVSHAFAPPPVPAGGIRLGRVARYAQTPDYHDQLQPVLTRIEQAAAGLGVRARGYVDHGPVMERLFASGGLLGWRGKSGMLVSTELGAFVTLAVVLTDLPFGDAAAPHPDRCGRCFRCGVACPTGAIGPARTIDARRCVSYLTVEHRGPVPHDLRPGIGGWLLGCDVCSEVCPWSQKAGPLAGLLRPDPELAHPDLTRFFGVSERQFAREFAGTPHLRPRRKGMARNALTVVGNLRDPAGWPLLDLGAQDPAWEVREAAAWALWRWDEPRRLRALLDDADERVRASVLSLTSPTPDLGATLQDA; encoded by the coding sequence ATGAAGGCCGCCGAAACCCTCGCCGATCTCGCCGTGTCCCTAGGCGCGGACGCCGTGGGCTGGGCGCCCGCCCGCGTGCCCGCCGGGGCTGTGGCCGAGTACGCGGGCTGGCTGGGCGCAGGCCACCACGCCGGAATGGACTACCTGGAGCGCCAGTTGCCCGACCGCGCCGACCCCACACGCAAGCTGGAGGGCGCGGTCAGCGTCCTCGTGCTGGGGGTGTCGCACGCCTTCGCGCCGCCGCCCGTGCCTGCCGGCGGCATCCGCCTGGGCCGGGTGGCGCGCTACGCCCAGACGCCCGACTACCACGACCAGCTTCAGCCGGTCCTGACCCGCATCGAGCAGGCGGCGGCCGGGCTGGGCGTGCGTGCGCGCGGCTACGTGGACCACGGCCCGGTCATGGAGCGCCTGTTCGCCTCGGGGGGGCTGCTGGGCTGGCGCGGCAAGTCGGGGATGCTGGTGAGTACGGAGCTCGGCGCATTTGTGACGCTGGCAGTGGTCCTGACCGATCTGCCCTTCGGGGACGCGGCGGCCCCTCATCCCGACCGCTGCGGGCGCTGCTTTCGCTGCGGGGTGGCCTGCCCGACCGGGGCCATCGGGCCGGCGCGCACCATCGACGCCCGGCGCTGCGTGTCGTACCTGACGGTCGAACACCGGGGGCCGGTGCCGCACGACCTGCGCCCCGGCATCGGCGGGTGGCTGCTGGGCTGCGACGTGTGCAGCGAGGTCTGCCCCTGGTCACAGAAGGCCGGGCCGCTCGCCGGGCTGCTGCGTCCCGATCCCGAGCTGGCCCACCCTGACCTGACCCGATTTTTTGGCGTCAGCGAGCGACAGTTCGCGCGCGAGTTCGCGGGCACGCCGCACCTGCGGCCCCGGCGCAAGGGCATGGCCCGCAACGCCCTGACGGTGGTGGGCAACCTCCGCGACCCGGCCGGCTGGCCGCTGCTGGACCTCGGCGCGCAGGACCCCGCCTGGGAGGTGCGCGAGGCCGCCGCCTGGGCCCTGTGGCGCTGGGACGAACCCCGGCGCCTGCGCGCCCTGCTGGACGACGCCGACGAACGGGTTCGCGCGAGTGTCTTGAGCCTGACTTCACCGACCCCTGACCTGGGGGCCACTTTGCAAGATGCGTGA